The Triticum aestivum cultivar Chinese Spring chromosome 7B, IWGSC CS RefSeq v2.1, whole genome shotgun sequence genome window below encodes:
- the LOC123160490 gene encoding cell number regulator 13 has product MALVGQAAMVAQFAGVDAYGLIKMIADATQTVRRNRATCLQLARRAKMIGDLLHQLHAAQLMQQPETRNPIEQLEETLRRALLLVRSCQGRGYLYRCFMGARHADELREVQGEITFYLQLFPLVSYVDTTLTWVRLLNKDAAPQPPSCKEAPVVRPYFVPDEWCLLVSYSGSIPWHCIHMVYILLFFLISINHPSAKFILACICRS; this is encoded by the exons ATGGCTCTAGTTGGTCAGGCTGCCATGGTTGCGCAATTTGCAGGAGTGGACGCCTACGGGCTCATCAAGATGATCGCCGATGCGACGCAGACGGTCCGGAGGAACAGAGCCACCTGCCTGCAGCTCGCGCGCCGCGCCAAGATGATCGGAGACCTGCTGCACCAGCTCCACGCCGCGCAGCTCATGCAGCAGCCGGAGACGAGGAACCCCATTGAGCAGCTCGAGGAGACGCTCCGGCGTGCGCTGCTGCTCGTCAGGTCCTGCCAGGGCCGCGGATACCTCTACCGGTGCTTCATGGGGGCGCGCCACGCCGACGAGCTCCGCGAGGTGCAGGGTGAGATCACGTTCTACCTCCAGCTTTTCCCTCTCGTCAGCTACGTCGACACCACCCTCACCTGGGTCAGACTCCTCAACAAAGatgctgctcctcaacctcctTCATGCAAAGAG GCACCTGTGGTAAGACCATATTTTGTGCCGGATGAATGGTGCTTGCTAGTTTCTTATTCAGGAAGTATACCTTGGCACTGTATACACATGGTTTACATCCTTCTCTTCTTTTTAATATCTATTAACCACCCGTCGGCAAAATTTATCTTGGCATGTATCTGCAGGAGTTAA